CGATGAAATCGATAAAAATACCCTTATAGCGTTTATAGAAAATGCAATTCGAATAGATGAAACCATTTATCAAAAAAAGAAGAGATAGGGCGTTCCTAATCTTTCGATGCAGTTGACCTTTCGAAACAAGGGCGGGTCAATCCGGGGTTCGCTTACGCTTCCGTCACCTACCCAATGGTAGGTGACCAAGCCCTACTTGTCCCTAACGCAAACCGAAATTCTATAGGAATGCGTTAAGAAAAAAATTTGGTCTATTTACCTTTTTGTGCCCAAAAGTAAATCAATACAAGTAATCCAATCCCTGTAAGACCAATTAATTGCCACCAACCACTCATTCCTACATCATGCAACCTTCTTGCACCAACACTAATGCTTGGTAAAAAAACTGCCAAAGAAAATACCATTCCTAAAATGGGAAGGAACATCTGTAAGATAAAACTAACAACAAATGTAAATGCTACCCAATACCAAAATTCTGGACGTTTTGCATTTCCATTAAAATCGACATATTTTTGAAAGCAAACCTTGATTGCATCTTGGAATGACATAAAATGAACCTACCTACTTTGATTTGTGTATGGTAAAACCAAACTGGCAAAATAAGATTCTTTTTCCAAAAAAAGTAAAGTAAAAAAGTGAATCAAAAGTATTTTATTCTTCAGCTAACAAATAAACGGTGAACTTTGTTTTTCCAACTTCACTTTCGAA
The sequence above is a segment of the Leptospira levettii genome. Coding sequences within it:
- a CDS encoding DUF805 domain-containing protein → MSFQDAIKVCFQKYVDFNGNAKRPEFWYWVAFTFVVSFILQMFLPILGMVFSLAVFLPSISVGARRLHDVGMSGWWQLIGLTGIGLLVLIYFWAQKGK